The following are from one region of the Ruficoccus sp. ZRK36 genome:
- a CDS encoding HAD family hydrolase, whose amino-acid sequence MSVKTPLPEIFRENALEAMEPESTGQKPSVKKLSGIRAVLFDVYGTLFQSGVGDISLAEEGRDDRREKIIRACMKEAGLQVTDQKTPVAELFHDTIRAEQDIRREQGVDFPEVDILGVWEDLVGQLEAYELIRGRASRAALRSLAVHYEACVNPAAPMPGALETIEGLLDKKQSLGIVSNAQFYTPLLFEAFLEGSPHDLGFEEILCVWSYQETVAKPSPKLFEVAAERLQALDGIAPKETLYIGNDMRNDIAPASKLGFKTALFAGDKRSLRLRKDDESCKGVKPDLVITELEQLLECF is encoded by the coding sequence ATGTCCGTAAAGACCCCCCTGCCGGAAATTTTCCGCGAAAATGCTCTCGAGGCTATGGAGCCCGAATCCACCGGTCAAAAGCCCTCTGTAAAGAAGCTCTCCGGTATCCGTGCCGTGTTGTTCGATGTGTATGGTACTCTCTTTCAGTCCGGCGTAGGCGATATTTCGCTGGCCGAGGAGGGCCGTGATGACCGCCGTGAGAAGATCATCCGCGCCTGCATGAAAGAAGCCGGCCTCCAGGTGACCGACCAGAAGACACCCGTGGCAGAACTCTTTCACGACACGATCCGTGCCGAGCAGGACATCCGCCGCGAGCAGGGTGTGGACTTCCCGGAGGTGGATATCCTCGGTGTCTGGGAGGACCTCGTCGGCCAGCTTGAGGCCTATGAGTTGATCCGTGGCCGCGCCAGCCGTGCCGCCCTGCGCTCGCTCGCTGTCCACTATGAGGCCTGTGTGAATCCCGCCGCGCCCATGCCCGGTGCACTCGAAACCATCGAGGGCCTGCTCGACAAGAAGCAGAGCCTCGGCATCGTCTCGAACGCCCAGTTCTACACGCCGCTGCTTTTCGAAGCCTTCCTGGAGGGCTCCCCGCATGACCTCGGCTTCGAGGAGATCCTCTGCGTCTGGTCCTATCAGGAAACCGTCGCCAAGCCCTCACCGAAGCTCTTTGAGGTGGCAGCTGAGCGTCTGCAGGCACTGGACGGTATCGCCCCGAAGGAGACGCTCTACATCGGCAATGACATGCGCAATGACATCGCCCCCGCGTCTAAGCTCGGCTTCAAGACCGCGCTCTTCGCCGGGGACAAGCGCTCCCTGCGCCTGCGCAAGGACGACGAGTCCTGCAAGGGTGTGAAGCCCGACCTGGTCATTACCGAGCTCGAGCAGCTGCTGGAGTGCTTCTGA
- a CDS encoding glycosyltransferase family 4 protein codes for MPKNIGFISTRFAGTDGVSLESAKWAEVLWDDRHVSYWYSGRSDREPGISYVVPEAYFGHPEIEWINERIWGRTSREPLVTTRIREMTDYLKTSLYHFVKKFQIDFIIPQNVLTIPMHLPLGLAVTEFLAETGMPAIAHHHDFFWERTRFSVNGVGDYLDSAFPPSLNNIRSVVINRPAEEQIALRKGLASLLIPNVFDFDKPAPQPDEYSADVREEIGLKPDDVFILQPTRIVPRKGIEHAIKMVGMLKDPRYKLVISHDAGDEGLDYLHMLNELAKEENVDVRFIADRVSEVRQYDSLGRKMYTLWDLYPHADFVTYPSTYEGFGNALLETVYFRKPMMVNRYSIYIQDIEPRGFRFAEMDGIVTKKVVAHVQRILEDSHYRDEMVEHNYRVARRFYSYTVLRRSLRTLMTSLTGWGNGG; via the coding sequence ATGCCCAAAAATATCGGTTTTATCTCGACGCGCTTTGCTGGAACGGACGGCGTATCTCTGGAAAGCGCCAAATGGGCGGAAGTCCTCTGGGACGACCGGCACGTGAGCTACTGGTACAGCGGACGCAGCGACCGCGAGCCGGGCATCTCCTATGTCGTGCCCGAGGCGTACTTCGGCCACCCGGAGATCGAGTGGATCAACGAGCGCATCTGGGGCCGCACCTCACGCGAGCCACTGGTCACGACCCGCATCCGCGAGATGACGGACTACCTGAAGACCTCGCTCTACCACTTCGTTAAAAAGTTCCAGATCGACTTCATCATCCCGCAGAACGTGCTCACCATCCCGATGCACCTGCCGCTGGGCTTGGCGGTGACGGAGTTCCTGGCCGAGACGGGGATGCCCGCCATCGCACACCATCACGACTTTTTCTGGGAGCGCACGCGCTTCTCGGTCAACGGCGTCGGCGACTATCTCGACAGCGCCTTTCCGCCGAGTCTAAATAACATCCGCAGTGTGGTCATTAACCGGCCCGCCGAAGAGCAGATCGCCCTGCGCAAGGGTCTGGCCTCGCTGCTGATCCCGAACGTCTTCGACTTTGACAAGCCCGCTCCGCAGCCGGACGAGTACTCCGCCGATGTGCGCGAGGAGATCGGTCTGAAGCCGGACGATGTCTTTATCCTCCAACCCACGCGCATCGTGCCGCGCAAGGGCATCGAGCACGCCATCAAGATGGTCGGCATGCTCAAAGATCCGCGCTACAAGCTCGTCATCTCGCACGATGCCGGGGACGAGGGCCTCGACTACCTGCACATGCTCAACGAGCTGGCCAAGGAAGAAAACGTGGACGTGCGCTTCATCGCCGACCGCGTCTCGGAAGTGCGCCAGTACGACAGCCTCGGCCGCAAGATGTACACGCTGTGGGACCTGTACCCGCACGCGGACTTCGTCACCTACCCGAGCACCTACGAGGGCTTCGGTAACGCGCTGCTGGAGACGGTCTACTTCCGAAAGCCGATGATGGTAAACCGCTACTCGATCTACATTCAGGACATCGAGCCGCGCGGGTTCAGGTTCGCGGAGATGGACGGCATCGTGACCAAGAAAGTCGTCGCCCACGTCCAGCGCATCCTGGAGGACTCGCACTACCGCGACGAGATGGTTGAGCACAACTACCGCGTCGCCCGCCGCTTCTATTCTTATACCGTGCTGCGGCGCTCCCTGCGCACGCTCATGACCAGCCTCACCGGCTGGGGTAACGGCGGCTGA
- a CDS encoding hydantoinase B/oxoprolinase family protein has translation MPALAPGRAVRFTGTPMWHIGADTGGTFTDLIGLDPAGNPCRTKVLSSGCLRARVSEVAGKSLRLEALPQMADGVLRGFRLRLAGDGSEGSVVVFHDKGMVELEAPVDGLTPGTLVELLTGEEAPVVGARVLTGTPGDEPLPPIALRLGTTRGTNALLERRGARTLFLVTAGFKDLLVIGDQRRPDLFALNIVKPRPLYDRVIEVDERLREDGSVLHVLEDSEALRAQIRAARKDGCVAAAVALMHSYSNDVHEKHLGDILLEEGFETVSLSAELAPFIKLMPRAQTAVTDAYLGPVMQAYLDRVEAAVPTGRLHVMTSAGGLVGRAQFRPKDSLLSGPAGGVVGAAAAARQAGFSRIIAFDMGGTSTDVSRYEGEFSYRDVQRVGDSLIVAPALSIETVAAGGGSICGFDGKSLFVGPESAGAQPGPACYGAGGPLTLTDVNLLAGRLDPEHFGIPVDPEAAATRLDEIAAQTGSDRETLLKGYLDIANERMADAIRAISVREGYDPADYALVAFGGAGGLHACPVAENLGIRTVIFPQDAGLLSAYGLRNARMERICERQVLQPLDATEHELPSLISALETEGLRELEAEGIDPKGCERVRCEILLRLAGQESPLEISWAPGVDLVDVFGERYRQVFGYWQQSSKLEVVKVRVVVAAASSATDEETFSPGDSASDHARVLADETATLVVDPGWTLSRGDSGTVRLDLKTYHKTDTSEANALVRRELFTNRFRRVVEEMGMQLQRTAVSTNVKERLDYSCALLDAGGELIANAPHIPVHLGALGLCVRRVAETLDLKSGDVIVTNHPAYGGSHLPDVTVITPVYQDDGSLLGYVVSRAHHAEIGGKRPGSMPIDAENLAEEGVVIAPRYLLREGENRFDDLEQWLSNGPWPSRNPEQNLADIRAQVAANRRGAQTLLALAGEFGARVVTDQMEDLKAFSAQSLRRALEGKLTEQLHAEQWLDGGARIVVRVEEQKGEGVCIDFSGTSAVQANSLNATPAIVNSALIYVLRLLVDEDIPLNDGLLAGIDVRLPEDCMLNPVFPDNPAEAPAVMGGNVEVSQRLVDTLLLALGRVACSQGTMNNLVFGDEHRSYYETIGGGAGAGEGFAGAGGVHCHMTNTAITDPEILEHRYPVRLWRFGLRDGSGGVGRWGGGDGLVRELEFLEPLSVSLLTQRRASGPEGIEGGGSGQPGCQTLIHPDGSEETLGYAAQLDARPGQRLRIETPGGGAFGERQRK, from the coding sequence ATGCCCGCGCTTGCGCCGGGGCGGGCGGTGCGCTTCACTGGCACACCTATGTGGCACATCGGAGCGGACACGGGCGGCACGTTTACAGACCTGATTGGCCTGGACCCGGCAGGGAACCCCTGCCGGACCAAGGTGCTGTCCAGTGGCTGCCTGCGGGCTCGGGTGTCGGAAGTCGCGGGTAAAAGCCTCCGTCTGGAAGCGCTTCCCCAGATGGCCGATGGTGTGCTGCGGGGCTTTCGCCTGCGGCTGGCTGGCGATGGTAGCGAGGGGAGTGTCGTGGTTTTTCATGACAAAGGTATGGTCGAGCTTGAGGCTCCAGTGGATGGGCTCACACCCGGCACACTGGTTGAGCTGCTGACAGGGGAGGAGGCCCCGGTTGTTGGGGCGCGTGTCCTCACGGGTACTCCGGGCGACGAGCCGCTACCGCCCATCGCCCTGCGCCTGGGTACGACGCGGGGCACAAATGCGCTGCTGGAGCGTCGCGGGGCGCGCACGCTGTTTCTGGTCACGGCGGGTTTTAAGGACCTGCTTGTGATCGGTGATCAGCGACGACCGGATTTGTTTGCCCTCAACATCGTGAAGCCGCGTCCTCTCTATGATCGTGTGATCGAGGTGGACGAGCGGCTGCGCGAGGATGGCTCCGTGCTGCATGTGCTGGAGGACTCAGAGGCGCTGCGCGCACAGATACGTGCCGCTCGCAAAGACGGATGTGTCGCCGCTGCAGTGGCGCTCATGCACAGCTACAGCAACGATGTTCACGAGAAGCATCTGGGTGACATTCTGCTGGAGGAGGGCTTTGAGACGGTTTCGCTTTCGGCTGAGCTGGCCCCCTTTATCAAGCTCATGCCGCGTGCCCAGACTGCGGTGACTGATGCCTATCTCGGGCCGGTCATGCAGGCCTATCTCGATCGTGTCGAGGCGGCGGTGCCGACAGGCCGCCTCCACGTCATGACCAGTGCGGGCGGCCTGGTGGGGCGCGCGCAGTTTCGCCCCAAGGACAGCCTGCTGAGTGGCCCGGCGGGTGGGGTGGTCGGTGCGGCTGCGGCTGCTCGGCAGGCTGGTTTTTCGCGTATCATCGCTTTTGATATGGGAGGGACGAGTACAGATGTGTCGCGCTATGAGGGGGAGTTTTCCTATCGCGATGTGCAACGCGTCGGTGACTCGCTGATCGTGGCTCCGGCCCTGAGTATCGAGACAGTGGCCGCCGGTGGTGGGTCGATTTGTGGCTTTGACGGTAAATCCCTTTTCGTCGGCCCCGAGAGTGCCGGGGCGCAGCCGGGCCCGGCCTGCTATGGGGCGGGCGGCCCGCTCACGCTGACAGATGTGAACCTGCTCGCGGGGCGGCTCGACCCGGAGCACTTCGGCATCCCGGTTGACCCCGAGGCAGCGGCCACACGCCTGGATGAAATCGCTGCGCAGACAGGAAGCGACCGCGAAACGCTTCTGAAGGGCTATCTCGACATCGCCAACGAGCGCATGGCTGATGCCATCCGCGCCATCTCCGTGCGCGAGGGCTACGATCCGGCAGACTATGCGCTGGTGGCCTTCGGTGGGGCCGGTGGACTGCACGCCTGCCCGGTGGCTGAAAACCTCGGTATCCGCACGGTGATCTTTCCACAGGACGCCGGCCTGCTTAGTGCCTACGGGCTGCGAAATGCCCGCATGGAGCGTATCTGCGAGCGTCAGGTGCTGCAGCCTCTCGATGCGACTGAGCATGAGCTGCCCAGTCTCATCTCGGCCCTTGAGACAGAGGGATTACGCGAACTGGAAGCCGAGGGCATTGACCCGAAAGGCTGCGAAAGGGTGCGCTGTGAGATACTTCTGCGGCTGGCCGGGCAGGAGTCTCCGCTGGAGATTTCGTGGGCACCGGGGGTTGATCTGGTTGATGTCTTTGGCGAACGCTATCGGCAGGTGTTCGGCTATTGGCAGCAGAGCAGTAAGCTTGAGGTCGTTAAGGTCCGCGTCGTCGTGGCGGCGGCGTCTTCGGCTACCGATGAGGAAACATTTTCTCCGGGCGATTCCGCGTCCGATCATGCGCGGGTGCTGGCAGACGAAACGGCAACGCTGGTCGTCGATCCGGGTTGGACGCTAAGCCGAGGGGATAGCGGTACAGTCCGGCTGGATTTAAAAACGTATCATAAAACGGATACGTCAGAGGCCAACGCTCTCGTGCGTCGCGAGCTTTTTACTAACCGCTTCCGCCGTGTAGTCGAGGAGATGGGAATGCAGCTCCAGCGCACGGCGGTCTCCACGAATGTGAAGGAGCGGCTCGACTACTCGTGCGCGCTGCTTGATGCCGGTGGAGAGCTGATCGCGAATGCCCCCCACATCCCTGTGCATCTGGGGGCGCTTGGGCTGTGTGTGCGTCGCGTCGCTGAAACGCTGGATCTGAAATCCGGCGATGTGATCGTGACGAACCACCCCGCCTATGGAGGATCACACCTGCCGGATGTGACAGTGATCACGCCGGTTTATCAGGATGATGGCTCGCTGTTGGGCTACGTGGTGAGCCGTGCTCACCACGCGGAAATCGGTGGCAAACGGCCCGGCTCCATGCCGATTGATGCGGAAAACCTGGCCGAGGAGGGGGTGGTGATTGCCCCGCGTTATTTACTGAGGGAGGGAGAGAATCGTTTCGATGATCTGGAGCAGTGGCTCTCGAATGGTCCCTGGCCGAGCCGTAACCCGGAGCAGAACCTCGCGGATATACGCGCGCAGGTCGCCGCAAATCGCCGGGGCGCGCAGACGCTGCTGGCGCTGGCGGGAGAGTTTGGGGCGCGCGTGGTCACGGACCAGATGGAGGACTTGAAAGCCTTTTCCGCACAGAGCCTGAGGCGTGCGCTTGAGGGAAAACTTACTGAGCAGCTCCATGCCGAGCAATGGCTCGACGGTGGTGCACGGATTGTCGTCCGTGTGGAGGAGCAAAAGGGAGAGGGCGTTTGTATTGATTTTTCCGGTACGTCAGCGGTCCAGGCCAACAGCCTGAATGCGACACCCGCTATTGTGAACAGCGCGTTGATCTATGTGCTGCGCCTGCTGGTCGATGAGGATATTCCCCTCAATGACGGGCTCTTGGCAGGGATCGATGTCCGCTTGCCGGAAGACTGTATGCTCAACCCGGTATTCCCGGACAACCCGGCGGAGGCCCCGGCTGTGATGGGCGGAAATGTCGAGGTCAGCCAGCGGCTGGTCGATACGCTTCTGCTGGCGCTGGGGCGTGTGGCGTGCAGTCAGGGGACGATGAACAACCTGGTCTTTGGCGATGAGCACAGGAGTTACTACGAAACGATTGGCGGCGGGGCCGGAGCGGGCGAGGGCTTCGCCGGTGCGGGGGGCGTGCATTGCCACATGACGAATACGGCCATCACCGACCCGGAGATTCTGGAGCATCGCTATCCGGTGCGACTTTGGCGTTTCGGCCTGCGGGATGGCTCCGGCGGTGTGGGCCGCTGGGGCGGGGGAGACGGGCTCGTGCGTGAGCTGGAGTTTCTGGAGCCGCTCTCTGTTTCCCTCTTAACACAGCGTCGGGCGAGTGGCCCGGAGGGGATTGAGGGCGGTGGTAGTGGCCAGCCCGGTTGCCAGACGCTGATCCATCCTGACGGGAGTGAGGAAACCCTGGGCTACGCTGCACAGCTCGATGCGCGGCCTGGCCAGCGCCTGCGGATTGAGACGCCCGGTGGCGGTGCTTTCGGTGAGAGGCAGCGGAAGTAA
- the cysD gene encoding sulfate adenylyltransferase subunit CysD → MHNYRVTHLKQLEAESIYVLREFAAQFEKPVLLFSGGKDSIVMAWLARKAFWPARMPFPLMHVDTGHNFDETMQYRDAFIKDIRAELIVASVQESIDKGRVVEEKGPKASRNGLQTVTLLDGIEEHGFDAALGGGRRDEEKARAKERFFSHRDEFGQWDPKNQRPELWNIFNGRKHHGEHFRVFPLSNWTEMDIWQYIKQEDIPLPSLYFAHEREVFVRDGTLLAKTDFINLLPEEEPTLEKKTVRFRTIGDATCTGAVESSAATLDDIIEEVAAARQTERGGRADDRRSETAMEDRKKQGYF, encoded by the coding sequence ATGCATAACTACCGCGTCACCCACCTCAAGCAGCTCGAAGCCGAGTCGATCTACGTCTTGCGCGAGTTCGCCGCTCAGTTCGAAAAGCCGGTCCTGCTCTTTTCCGGGGGCAAGGACTCCATCGTCATGGCCTGGCTCGCCCGCAAGGCTTTCTGGCCCGCACGCATGCCTTTCCCGCTTATGCACGTGGACACGGGGCACAACTTCGACGAGACGATGCAGTACCGCGACGCGTTTATTAAGGACATCCGCGCCGAGCTGATCGTGGCCAGCGTGCAGGAGTCCATCGACAAGGGCCGCGTAGTCGAGGAAAAAGGCCCGAAGGCCAGCCGTAACGGCCTGCAGACCGTCACCCTGCTCGACGGCATCGAGGAGCACGGCTTTGATGCCGCGCTCGGCGGTGGTCGCCGCGACGAGGAAAAGGCACGCGCCAAGGAGCGCTTCTTCTCGCACCGCGACGAGTTCGGCCAGTGGGACCCGAAGAACCAGCGCCCCGAGCTCTGGAATATCTTCAACGGCCGCAAGCACCACGGTGAGCACTTCCGGGTCTTCCCGCTCTCGAACTGGACCGAGATGGACATCTGGCAGTACATCAAGCAGGAGGACATCCCGCTGCCGAGCCTCTACTTCGCCCACGAGCGCGAGGTCTTCGTCCGCGACGGAACCCTTCTGGCCAAGACGGACTTTATCAACCTCCTGCCCGAAGAGGAGCCGACCCTGGAGAAGAAGACCGTGCGCTTCCGGACCATCGGGGACGCCACCTGCACGGGTGCGGTTGAGTCCAGCGCCGCTACCCTCGACGACATCATTGAGGAGGTGGCCGCTGCCCGGCAGACCGAGCGCGGAGGCCGCGCCGATGACCGCCGTTCCGAGACCGCCATGGAGGACCGCAAGAAACAGGGTTACTTCTAA
- a CDS encoding GTP-binding protein produces the protein MSDERGYLDMDLLRFTTAGSVDDGKSTLIGRLLYDSKNIFEDQLEAVEASSRQHGDEEVNLALLTDGLRAEREQGITIDVAYRYFATPKRKFIIADTPGHIQYTRNMVTGASTANLAIILIDARKGVIEQTCRHAFIASLLRIQHITVCVNKMDLVDWDESVYNKIVEDFKKFASRLDSVVEVTFIPISALKGDNVVDKSEKMTWYQGPTLLYHLETVYIGSEANHVDARLPVQWVIRPHSQEYHDFRGYAGRVAGGVFKPGDEVTVLPSGFSTRVKGIHAMGEELEEAFYPQSVTVTLEDEIDISRGDMIVKPNNQPKVDQDIEAMICWFSDSKKLAGRGKFVLRHTSKEVKAIVKDIRYKVNINTLHKIEDDLEFGLNDIGRISLRTSAPLLHDSYARNRQTGSFVLIDEFTNETVAAGMIL, from the coding sequence ATGTCAGACGAACGAGGCTATTTGGACATGGACCTGCTGCGCTTCACCACCGCAGGCAGCGTCGACGACGGCAAGAGCACCCTCATCGGGCGCCTGCTGTACGACAGCAAGAACATCTTCGAGGACCAGCTTGAGGCGGTCGAGGCCAGCAGCCGCCAGCACGGTGACGAGGAGGTAAACCTCGCTCTGCTCACCGACGGGCTGCGCGCCGAGCGCGAGCAGGGCATCACTATCGACGTGGCCTACCGCTACTTCGCCACCCCGAAGCGTAAGTTTATCATCGCGGACACGCCGGGGCACATCCAGTACACCCGCAACATGGTGACTGGTGCCTCCACGGCGAACCTGGCCATCATCCTGATCGATGCCCGTAAGGGCGTGATCGAGCAGACATGCCGCCACGCCTTCATCGCCAGTCTGCTGCGCATCCAGCACATCACCGTGTGCGTGAACAAGATGGACCTGGTGGACTGGGACGAGTCGGTGTATAACAAGATCGTCGAGGACTTTAAGAAGTTCGCCTCCCGCCTGGACAGCGTGGTCGAGGTGACCTTTATCCCGATCAGCGCTCTCAAGGGTGACAACGTGGTGGACAAGTCCGAGAAGATGACCTGGTACCAGGGGCCGACGCTGCTCTATCATTTGGAGACGGTCTACATCGGCTCCGAGGCCAACCACGTGGACGCGCGCCTGCCGGTGCAGTGGGTGATCCGCCCGCACTCGCAGGAGTACCATGACTTCCGGGGCTACGCCGGTCGCGTGGCAGGGGGCGTTTTCAAGCCCGGTGACGAGGTCACGGTGCTGCCCTCCGGGTTCAGCACACGCGTCAAAGGCATCCACGCCATGGGCGAGGAGCTGGAGGAGGCTTTCTACCCGCAGTCGGTGACGGTGACGCTCGAAGACGAGATCGACATCAGCCGTGGGGACATGATCGTGAAGCCGAACAACCAGCCCAAGGTCGACCAGGACATCGAGGCGATGATCTGCTGGTTCTCCGACTCCAAGAAGCTGGCCGGTCGCGGCAAGTTTGTGCTCCGCCACACGAGCAAGGAGGTCAAGGCCATCGTCAAGGACATCCGGTACAAGGTGAACATCAACACCCTGCACAAGATCGAAGACGATCTGGAGTTCGGGCTCAATGACATCGGTCGCATCAGCCTGCGGACCTCCGCACCGCTGCTGCACGACAGCTACGCCCGCAACCGCCAGACGGGTAGCTTCGTCCTCATCGACGAGTTTACCAACGAGACCGTGGCCGCAGGCATGATCCTGTAA
- a CDS encoding peptidase gives MPDDALSPILETLPDTRKRLKEMREILLANAVMFGEIPAPTFAEAARARFLMDRFTEGGCLSASTDEVGNAVGIVPGTKSGSGCILLAAHLDTPFAKSVDHTVTVQKNGLAGAGILDNALGVAVIASLPIILEKLGIEFEHDLLLMGSTRSLGSGDIEGMRFFLNNNKLPIEAGVIVEGATLGRLSYASLGMSRGVVNCRIPHGYDFSRFGAAGAVAILNRVISGILNIRTPKEPVTQIILGSVEGGTSFNTIAKSGTLRYEIRSEQSGLVGDINRQIESLLGEIRSSSGVTLRLDEVARRHNGGLTYTDPLVSTCRAVMEVLNVDTIVAPTTGELAALIENNIPGVTLGMTYGENRHMQDELVAIDPIFTGLAQLLAVLQAIDKGICHDEA, from the coding sequence ATGCCGGACGACGCACTCTCACCCATTCTGGAGACTTTGCCCGACACCCGTAAGCGCCTGAAGGAGATGCGAGAAATTCTCCTGGCCAACGCGGTTATGTTCGGGGAGATTCCTGCACCCACGTTTGCGGAGGCTGCGCGCGCGCGCTTCTTGATGGACCGCTTCACGGAGGGCGGATGCCTGAGCGCTTCGACTGATGAGGTCGGTAACGCCGTGGGCATCGTCCCCGGTACGAAAAGCGGCAGCGGCTGTATCCTTTTGGCTGCCCACCTCGACACCCCCTTCGCCAAGAGCGTGGACCACACGGTGACAGTGCAGAAAAACGGCCTCGCCGGGGCCGGTATCCTGGACAACGCCCTCGGGGTGGCCGTCATCGCCTCGCTGCCCATCATCCTGGAAAAGCTCGGCATCGAGTTCGAGCACGACCTGCTGCTGATGGGCTCCACCCGCAGCCTTGGCTCGGGTGATATCGAGGGGATGCGTTTCTTTTTAAATAATAACAAGCTGCCCATCGAGGCAGGTGTCATTGTCGAGGGTGCGACCCTCGGGCGCCTGAGCTACGCCTCTCTGGGCATGAGCCGCGGAGTGGTGAACTGCCGCATCCCGCACGGCTACGACTTCAGCCGCTTCGGCGCGGCGGGCGCAGTCGCCATCCTCAACCGCGTGATCAGCGGCATCCTCAACATCCGCACGCCTAAGGAGCCGGTCACGCAGATCATCCTCGGCTCGGTCGAGGGGGGGACGAGCTTTAACACCATCGCGAAAAGCGGCACCCTGCGCTACGAGATCCGTAGTGAGCAGAGCGGCCTGGTCGGCGACATTAACCGCCAGATCGAGAGCCTGTTGGGCGAGATTCGCTCCTCCTCGGGCGTGACGCTCCGGCTCGACGAGGTCGCTCGCCGTCACAATGGCGGGCTCACCTACACTGATCCGCTCGTGAGCACCTGCCGTGCGGTGATGGAGGTGCTCAATGTGGATACGATCGTGGCCCCCACCACCGGTGAGCTGGCCGCCCTGATCGAGAACAACATCCCGGGTGTCACGCTCGGCATGACCTACGGCGAAAACCGTCACATGCAGGACGAGCTTGTCGCCATCGACCCGATTTTCACTGGCCTGGCGCAACTGCTGGCCGTTCTCCAAGCCATTGATAAAGGAATCTGCCATGACGAAGCTTGA
- the cysC gene encoding adenylyl-sulfate kinase, producing the protein MNQTSSEHLYPQFERMLSRQQREERLGQRSHVFWLYGLSGSGKSTLAIALEKALFAQGKFAQVLDGDNIRTGLNSNLGFSDEDRLENIRRIAHVAKLYADSGVITIASFITPREELRELARGIVGAEDFSDIYVKASFETCAERDPKGLYAKVKAGQVKQFTGKDSGFEEPTTPDLLIDTEAESVEQSLQRLMDYACMRIAS; encoded by the coding sequence ATGAACCAGACCTCCTCAGAACATCTTTACCCGCAATTCGAGCGGATGCTCTCACGCCAGCAGCGTGAGGAGCGGCTCGGGCAGCGTTCACATGTGTTCTGGCTTTACGGCCTCTCCGGCTCGGGTAAGAGCACACTGGCTATCGCCCTGGAAAAGGCGCTCTTCGCGCAGGGCAAGTTCGCTCAGGTGCTCGATGGTGATAACATCCGCACCGGCCTGAACAGCAACCTCGGCTTCAGCGATGAGGACCGGCTGGAGAACATCCGCCGCATTGCCCACGTGGCGAAGCTTTACGCCGACTCGGGGGTGATCACGATTGCCTCGTTTATCACGCCGCGTGAGGAACTGCGCGAACTGGCCCGCGGCATTGTCGGGGCTGAGGATTTTTCGGATATCTACGTCAAAGCGTCTTTCGAGACCTGCGCCGAGCGCGACCCCAAGGGGCTCTATGCCAAGGTCAAGGCCGGGCAGGTCAAGCAGTTCACCGGTAAAGACTCGGGCTTTGAGGAGCCGACCACGCCGGACCTGCTGATCGACACCGAGGCCGAGTCTGTCGAGCAGAGCCTGCAGCGCCTGATGGACTACGCCTGTATGCGCATCGCGAGCTGA
- a CDS encoding glucosyl-3-phosphoglycerate synthase, giving the protein MTKLESWIQHNTFHHSQFYDQLELLKQKEKTGLTISLCIPTLNEEATIGKEIVIFRSELMERYPLIDEIAVIDSGSTDKTLEVASSFGADTYFAGDILPSQGHKRGKGENLWKAIHQLKGDIICYVDADIKNIHPRFCYGLVAPLLYRPEMHYVKAFYDRPLAFSQGVRPSGGGRVTEILVRPLFSLFFPELTGLVQPLSGEYAVRREVLERLPFPIGYGVETSHIMDVYRQWGLEAFGQTDLDQRVHRNQETLSLGKMSFGILQSFLGRLKLMGMEGDLPEMTNTLRQFIAKDQQYEQICHEIVEEERPPMIDIPEYREKMGYDG; this is encoded by the coding sequence ATGACGAAGCTTGAGTCCTGGATTCAGCACAACACCTTTCACCACAGCCAGTTTTACGATCAGCTTGAGCTTCTCAAGCAGAAGGAAAAAACCGGGCTGACGATCTCGCTGTGCATCCCCACGCTCAACGAGGAAGCCACCATCGGTAAGGAGATCGTGATCTTCCGCTCCGAGCTGATGGAGCGCTACCCGCTGATCGACGAGATCGCCGTGATCGACTCCGGCTCGACGGACAAGACCCTTGAGGTCGCCTCGTCCTTCGGGGCGGATACGTACTTCGCCGGGGACATCCTGCCCTCGCAGGGCCACAAGCGCGGCAAGGGGGAAAACCTCTGGAAGGCCATTCACCAGCTCAAGGGTGACATCATCTGCTACGTGGATGCGGACATTAAAAACATCCACCCGCGCTTCTGCTACGGGCTGGTCGCGCCGCTGCTCTACCGCCCCGAGATGCACTACGTGAAGGCATTCTATGATCGCCCGCTGGCCTTCTCGCAGGGCGTGCGCCCTTCCGGTGGTGGCCGCGTGACGGAGATTCTCGTGCGCCCGCTCTTTTCGCTTTTCTTCCCGGAGTTGACCGGCCTTGTGCAGCCGCTCTCCGGCGAGTACGCCGTGCGCCGCGAGGTGCTGGAGCGCCTGCCGTTCCCCATCGGCTACGGCGTGGAGACCTCGCACATCATGGACGTGTACCGCCAGTGGGGCCTCGAAGCCTTTGGCCAGACCGACCTGGACCAGCGCGTGCACCGCAACCAAGAGACCCTTTCGCTCGGAAAAATGTCCTTTGGTATTCTCCAGAGCTTTCTCGGTCGCCTCAAGCTGATGGGCATGGAGGGCGATCTGCCCGAAATGACCAACACCCTGCGCCAGTTCATCGCCAAGGACCAGCAGTACGAGCAGATCTGCCACGAAATCGTCGAGGAAGAGCGCCCGCCCATGATCGACATCCCCGAGTACCGCGAAAAAATGGGCTACGACGGGTAG